Proteins encoded by one window of Gemmatimonadota bacterium:
- a CDS encoding cytochrome b/b6 domain-containing protein — MAVDRHHWFVRVTHWVNVVALVIMIGSGLQIFNAYPMFARRGMTFCCYPFAGKAIPHWATFGGWLAGARNWHFAMMWLFVVNGIAYVIFIYLHGEWRDLVPRRGDVRDSWEMLKFYAFVRKKHPHQGKHNALQKFTYFAIPILAALAVITGVAVWKPVSLAPLTNLLGGYVYARYWHFLVMLALVVLSAIHIFMVFAVDPYSIRSIVTGKYNPDRAPELRDARPFYHIFTRARHDVDAQA, encoded by the coding sequence ATGGCTGTAGACCGACATCACTGGTTCGTACGCGTGACGCACTGGGTGAACGTGGTGGCGCTCGTGATCATGATCGGGAGCGGGTTGCAGATATTCAACGCCTATCCAATGTTCGCGCGGCGTGGAATGACGTTCTGCTGTTATCCTTTCGCGGGGAAGGCCATACCGCACTGGGCGACATTCGGTGGATGGCTCGCCGGCGCGCGCAACTGGCACTTCGCGATGATGTGGCTGTTCGTGGTGAACGGCATCGCGTACGTGATCTTCATCTACTTGCACGGCGAGTGGCGCGATCTGGTACCGCGTCGTGGTGACGTTCGCGATTCGTGGGAGATGCTCAAGTTCTACGCGTTCGTGCGCAAGAAGCATCCGCATCAGGGCAAGCACAACGCTCTGCAGAAATTCACTTATTTCGCGATCCCGATTCTCGCGGCGCTTGCGGTGATAACGGGCGTTGCCGTGTGGAAGCCGGTCTCGCTCGCTCCACTCACCAATCTGCTGGGTGGATACGTGTACGCGCGCTACTGGCACTTTCTCGTGATGCTCGCGCTCGTCGTTCTTTCAGCGATTCACATATTCATGGTATTCGCCGTGGATCCGTATTCGATACGCTCTATCGTGACGGGGAAGTACAATCCCGATCGTGCGCCGGAGTTGCGTGATGCGCGTCCGTTCTATCACATCTTCACTCGCGCGAGGCACGACGTCGATGCGCAGGCGTGA
- a CDS encoding molybdopterin-dependent oxidoreductase yields the protein MRVRSITSSLARGTTSMRRRDFLLASGGLSASWLLAACGSRGPKGADKLLKYAMRKNETLERGLFRHTSMDAPSSRWRNAGVALPKYYISDTVPVWDVSARGQWTLEVSGLVTRPLTLTMDMLQRLPRITQRVNHYCVEGWTAVETWTGVRMSDLARAAGATPDAKYVDFQSFDNDYHESWDIESAMHPQTLICYGLDGRMLEPGHGAPARLFSPVKLGYKNTKYLTKIVFMPKRNGGYWSDQGYEWYAGT from the coding sequence ATGCGCGTCCGTTCTATCACATCTTCACTCGCGCGAGGCACGACGTCGATGCGCAGGCGTGACTTTCTTCTTGCCAGTGGCGGATTGAGCGCATCGTGGCTCCTCGCTGCGTGCGGCTCGCGCGGACCGAAGGGCGCTGACAAGCTATTGAAGTATGCGATGCGAAAGAACGAGACACTCGAGCGCGGACTGTTCCGTCATACGTCGATGGATGCACCGTCATCGCGATGGCGCAACGCGGGGGTGGCGTTACCGAAATATTACATTTCGGATACAGTTCCAGTGTGGGACGTTTCGGCGCGCGGGCAGTGGACGCTCGAAGTGTCGGGGCTCGTGACGCGTCCGCTCACACTGACGATGGACATGCTGCAACGTCTGCCGCGCATCACGCAGCGCGTGAATCATTACTGCGTCGAGGGATGGACCGCGGTGGAAACGTGGACAGGAGTTCGGATGAGCGATCTCGCGCGTGCAGCTGGCGCGACTCCGGACGCGAAGTACGTCGACTTTCAGTCGTTCGACAACGACTACCACGAGAGCTGGGACATCGAGAGCGCGATGCATCCGCAGACGCTCATCTGTTACGGACTGGACGGCAGGATGCTGGAGCCCGGCCACGGCGCGCCAGCGCGTCTCTTCTCACCCGTGAAGCTGGGCTACAAGAATACGAAATACCTCACAAAGATAGTCTTCATGCCCAAGCGCAACGGCGGATACTGGAGCGATCAGGGCTACGAGTGGTACGCGGGGACGTAG
- a CDS encoding aldehyde dehydrogenase family protein, with amino-acid sequence MAQSLPHFRLFVTGATTSAADATVFSPYDRTPIATFAVADAGVIETALATASALFRDRARWLEPAARIDILRKLADRMDDDVEQLAMTIAREGGKPLVDARAEAIRAADSVRGCVDVLRTQHGSEIPMRLNAASSHHMAYTSLEPAGPVVAISAFNHPLNLIVHQVATAIAAGCPVIAKPAERTPMSCFEFAKMLHDAGLPDGWCQVVVPMDHALSERLATDPRVAFLTFIGSAKVGWMLRSKLPPGTRCALEHGGAAPVIMAEDADIEKMLPMLVKGSFYHAGQVCVSIQRIFAHRSIAKQLADKLADRVKKLRVGDPTSADTEVGPLIATSEVDRVEQWVREAKDGGAKVLCGGKRISDTCYACTVLYDPPRDAKVSTLEVFGPVVCVYPYDDIDEAIDRANALSFAFQSAICTRSLDTALRAFRRLDATAVMVNESTTFRVDWMPFAGRRTSGLGTGGIGYSIRDMQVEKMLVIKSDEL; translated from the coding sequence ATGGCACAATCGCTCCCGCACTTTCGTCTCTTCGTCACCGGCGCGACTACTTCGGCAGCCGACGCAACGGTGTTCTCTCCGTACGATCGCACGCCAATCGCAACGTTCGCTGTCGCCGACGCCGGCGTGATCGAAACCGCCCTCGCCACTGCATCGGCGCTGTTCCGCGACAGGGCCAGATGGCTCGAGCCTGCGGCGCGCATCGACATTCTTCGCAAGCTCGCCGATCGAATGGACGACGACGTCGAGCAGCTCGCGATGACGATCGCGCGCGAAGGCGGCAAGCCGTTGGTGGATGCGCGCGCCGAGGCGATTAGAGCGGCCGATTCGGTGCGCGGATGTGTGGACGTGCTGCGCACTCAGCATGGCAGCGAGATTCCGATGCGACTGAACGCTGCGTCATCGCATCACATGGCGTACACCTCTCTCGAGCCAGCGGGGCCGGTTGTCGCGATAAGCGCATTCAATCATCCGCTCAATCTCATCGTGCATCAGGTGGCGACGGCGATTGCCGCTGGCTGTCCGGTAATCGCGAAGCCCGCCGAGCGCACGCCGATGTCGTGCTTTGAATTTGCGAAGATGCTGCACGACGCGGGACTGCCGGATGGATGGTGCCAGGTGGTGGTGCCGATGGATCATGCGCTGTCGGAGCGGCTTGCGACCGATCCGCGTGTCGCATTTCTCACGTTCATTGGAAGTGCGAAGGTGGGCTGGATGCTCCGGTCGAAGCTGCCGCCTGGTACGCGGTGCGCGCTCGAGCACGGCGGCGCGGCACCAGTGATAATGGCAGAAGACGCCGACATCGAGAAGATGCTTCCGATGCTCGTGAAGGGCTCGTTCTATCACGCGGGGCAGGTGTGCGTTTCGATTCAGCGAATCTTCGCGCACCGCTCGATCGCGAAGCAGCTCGCCGACAAGCTCGCAGATCGTGTGAAGAAGCTTCGCGTTGGCGATCCGACGAGTGCGGATACGGAAGTCGGTCCACTCATCGCGACTTCCGAAGTCGATCGCGTCGAGCAGTGGGTACGCGAGGCGAAGGATGGCGGCGCGAAAGTGCTGTGCGGCGGCAAGCGAATCTCCGACACGTGTTACGCATGCACCGTGTTGTATGATCCTCCGCGCGACGCGAAGGTCAGCACGCTCGAAGTATTCGGCCCCGTGGTGTGCGTGTATCCGTACGACGACATCGACGAGGCGATCGATCGCGCCAACGCACTATCGTTCGCATTTCAGTCAGCGATCTGCACACGCTCGCTCGACACCGCATTGCGCGCGTTCCGCCGGCTGGATGCGACTGCAGTGATGGTAAACGAGAGCACGACTTTCCGCGTCGACTGGATGCCGTTCGCGGGACGACGAACCTCCGGACTCGGCACCGGCGGAATTGGCTACTCCATCCGTGACATGCAGGTGGAGAAGATGCTCGTCATCAAGTCGGACGAGCTGTAG
- a CDS encoding retropepsin-like aspartic protease produces the protein MAEHRAQYLKGTPPPRVFCAALLLATTSCITPKPLVITARPVVEASQPRPGDAPHAAIRWYDTFWKALADVNVQAAWIVADGSEQRKLADAIEDFLGGDNAAADSTVVPLLSAKDSVVRNAARITYGAILTAEGNWTRLAFYADSAKSESRDAAGVETWASAFKGVSTTISFADSMSVVPLGHSESGVPIVPVVVNGVTRHFWLDTGSSITILTSDVADASHVAGINGDTLELVTSVGRLPTRAAVVNSLKIGGVTVTNARAMIVSPGALQMREATSGLTPQAIDGVIGFDVIRSLDLTIDDIHDRVILRKPSPRPPAKGEDKGRNLSWYGVPIVTLIAETGAAIHLVLDTGAEETFGTPGMATKTHARWRPAERRTVLGFGGSKSESGIVIPSVRLYLGDVPLTFKRIFLYEAQYPTIFTLDGTLGADAGRGGILRIDMTNGRLDIAGK, from the coding sequence ATGGCCGAACATCGCGCCCAGTATCTGAAAGGCACTCCGCCGCCGCGCGTATTCTGCGCCGCGCTGCTTCTCGCAACGACCTCGTGCATCACGCCGAAACCGCTCGTCATAACGGCTCGGCCCGTGGTCGAAGCATCGCAACCGCGTCCGGGCGACGCGCCTCACGCCGCCATCCGCTGGTACGATACGTTCTGGAAGGCGCTCGCGGATGTAAACGTCCAGGCCGCGTGGATTGTTGCCGACGGGAGCGAGCAGCGAAAGCTTGCCGACGCCATCGAGGATTTCCTCGGCGGAGACAATGCCGCAGCGGACTCGACCGTCGTCCCGCTTCTGTCAGCAAAGGACAGCGTGGTCCGCAATGCCGCGCGAATAACCTACGGGGCGATCCTTACCGCCGAAGGAAACTGGACCCGGCTGGCGTTCTATGCCGACTCGGCCAAGAGCGAGTCCCGGGATGCGGCAGGTGTCGAAACCTGGGCATCGGCGTTCAAGGGTGTCTCCACGACCATATCGTTCGCGGATTCGATGTCCGTGGTGCCGCTCGGGCACTCGGAGAGCGGTGTGCCGATCGTCCCCGTGGTCGTGAACGGTGTCACTCGACACTTCTGGCTGGACACTGGGTCGAGCATCACGATCCTCACATCGGACGTGGCGGACGCGTCCCACGTCGCGGGCATCAACGGCGACACGCTGGAGCTGGTGACATCCGTCGGACGACTGCCAACACGAGCGGCAGTCGTCAACTCGTTGAAGATCGGTGGGGTGACCGTCACCAATGCGCGCGCGATGATAGTCAGTCCCGGCGCGCTCCAGATGCGGGAGGCCACCTCCGGCCTCACGCCGCAAGCCATCGACGGCGTGATCGGCTTCGACGTGATCCGGTCGCTCGACCTGACGATCGATGATATCCACGATCGGGTCATTCTCCGCAAGCCGTCGCCCCGCCCGCCGGCCAAGGGGGAGGACAAGGGGCGCAATCTCTCCTGGTATGGAGTGCCGATCGTGACCCTGATCGCGGAAACCGGAGCGGCGATCCATCTCGTGCTCGACACGGGCGCCGAGGAGACCTTCGGCACACCCGGGATGGCAACCAAGACCCACGCCAGGTGGAGGCCCGCCGAGCGGCGTACCGTACTGGGCTTCGGCGGGAGCAAGAGCGAATCGGGTATCGTGATCCCTTCGGTGCGGCTGTACCTGGGGGACGTTCCGCTCACATTCAAGCGAATCTTCCTTTATGAAGCGCAGTACCCGACCATTTTCACCCTGGACGGCACCCTCGGCGCCGACGCGGGCCGCGGCGGCATACTCCGGATCGACATGACCAACGGCCGGCTGGACATCGCGGGCAAGTGA
- a CDS encoding energy transducer TonB: MLNAPRHAESAVASLGPPIAIPTGGRPRAAVGRFWYSRPSIWPSVLSVALHVAVVAALVWTVGDVLDRPQPEGQLVSFIPPPPRSPSAAGGGGEHIAAFASLAYFSGIGPGDGANGKAAKTDQAARRAADSEVHAPITSADTASAAGDNVYTSFEVDNAVQFSYGSAVPQYPPDLLARRVPGKVTVRFIVDTSGTADVQSLEIIDSTDPQFAASVRDALPRMKFQPARLNGKRVRQLVEQPFRFNIDTTTPNPLDSATE, from the coding sequence ATGCTGAATGCACCTCGTCATGCCGAAAGCGCTGTCGCTTCACTCGGTCCACCCATCGCGATCCCCACGGGCGGACGCCCTCGCGCGGCGGTCGGACGATTCTGGTATTCGCGCCCGTCCATCTGGCCATCCGTGCTCAGCGTCGCACTCCACGTCGCGGTGGTCGCCGCACTGGTCTGGACGGTTGGCGACGTACTCGATCGTCCGCAACCCGAAGGCCAGCTGGTCTCGTTCATCCCTCCGCCGCCACGCAGTCCGTCCGCCGCTGGCGGTGGTGGGGAACACATCGCGGCATTTGCCTCGCTGGCGTACTTCTCTGGTATCGGACCCGGCGACGGTGCCAACGGCAAGGCGGCAAAGACCGACCAGGCAGCCAGGCGAGCCGCCGACAGCGAAGTCCACGCTCCGATAACCTCGGCAGATACGGCGTCCGCGGCTGGTGACAACGTCTACACCAGCTTCGAGGTGGACAACGCGGTGCAGTTCTCGTACGGCAGCGCGGTTCCTCAGTATCCGCCCGACCTTCTGGCCCGCCGCGTGCCGGGAAAGGTCACGGTGCGATTCATCGTCGATACGTCAGGCACGGCCGACGTTCAGTCGCTCGAGATAATCGACTCCACCGATCCGCAGTTCGCTGCATCCGTGCGCGACGCGCTTCCGCGCATGAAGTTCCAGCCGGCGCGCCTCAACGGCAAGCGCGTGCGCCAGCTGGTGGAGCAGCCCTTCCGCTTCAACATCGATACGACCACGCCGAACCCACTCGACTCGGCGACAGAATAG
- a CDS encoding HD domain-containing phosphohydrolase, translated as MSARINLSEVISALSCALDLTEGQPIGHTMRTCLIGMRLSRELDMNPSDSAALYYALLLKDAGCSNNAARLCQLFGTDDLELKPRMRRVDRQNRVALAVETARTVAMEGGLSDKLRYFVGVARAEDVMKEIMGLRCERGADIAMRLGFPQATADAVRHLDEHWNGKGHPDGLAGPAIPLMSRIANLAQVIDVFHQHDGSRGAIGIARRRSGTWFDPALVDRVLGWRHESSWWERLDSTDPTDEVIGAEPASQLRWVSEEDLDVVARAFADIIDAKSPYTYSHSRNVASYALGIAREMKLDSGTQRRVYRAGLLHDIGKLGVSNSILDKAGPLTDSERKSVERHPFFTWEILSRVPAFRDFAWSAALHHERLDGSGYPWHLSGNRLDMTARILCVADVYEALTADRPYRASLPWIESSRILNEGRGTAFDPTVLDALAAFRNAVADMTELVPLVAA; from the coding sequence ATGTCCGCGCGCATCAACCTTTCAGAGGTGATTTCCGCGCTTTCGTGTGCGCTGGATCTCACGGAAGGGCAGCCGATTGGCCACACGATGCGCACCTGCCTGATCGGCATGCGCCTGAGCCGCGAGCTGGACATGAACCCGTCCGACAGCGCCGCGCTCTACTACGCGCTCCTTCTGAAGGACGCCGGCTGCTCCAACAACGCTGCTCGTCTCTGCCAGCTGTTCGGGACGGACGACCTCGAGCTCAAGCCTCGAATGAGACGTGTCGACCGCCAGAACAGGGTGGCTCTCGCTGTGGAGACGGCACGTACGGTCGCCATGGAAGGCGGCCTTTCGGACAAGCTCAGGTATTTCGTGGGCGTCGCCCGCGCCGAAGACGTGATGAAGGAGATCATGGGATTACGGTGCGAGCGAGGCGCTGACATCGCCATGCGGCTGGGATTCCCGCAGGCCACCGCCGATGCGGTGAGACACCTGGACGAGCACTGGAACGGCAAGGGCCATCCCGACGGGCTTGCCGGACCCGCGATCCCGCTCATGTCGCGAATCGCGAATCTTGCCCAGGTGATCGACGTGTTTCATCAGCATGACGGCTCCAGAGGCGCGATAGGGATCGCGCGGCGCCGGAGCGGGACCTGGTTTGATCCGGCCCTGGTGGATCGCGTCCTTGGCTGGCGTCATGAATCGAGCTGGTGGGAGAGGCTCGACAGTACCGATCCTACCGATGAAGTGATCGGCGCTGAGCCCGCGTCCCAGCTGCGCTGGGTAAGCGAGGAGGATCTGGACGTCGTAGCGCGCGCCTTCGCCGACATAATCGACGCCAAGTCGCCGTACACCTACTCGCATTCCCGCAACGTAGCGTCGTACGCGCTGGGAATCGCGCGCGAGATGAAGCTCGATTCTGGCACTCAGCGGCGCGTGTACCGCGCCGGCCTTCTTCACGACATTGGCAAGCTGGGTGTGTCGAATTCCATCCTCGACAAGGCCGGACCACTTACCGATTCCGAGCGGAAATCCGTGGAGCGCCATCCGTTCTTTACCTGGGAGATCCTGTCCCGGGTACCTGCCTTCCGCGACTTCGCGTGGTCGGCGGCTCTGCATCACGAGCGGCTCGACGGCAGCGGCTATCCATGGCATCTGAGCGGTAACAGACTCGACATGACCGCGAGAATTCTGTGCGTCGCCGACGTATACGAGGCTCTGACGGCGGACAGGCCATACCGCGCGAGTCTTCCGTGGATAGAATCGTCCCGAATCCTGAACGAGGGCCGCGGGACGGCTTTCGATCCGACGGTTCTCGATGCCCTGGCAGCATTCAGAAATGCCGTCGCGGACATGACCGAGCTTGTTCCTCTAGTTGCTGCATGA
- a CDS encoding DMT family transporter: MRAFAALALSVFCIAWSAPLVRWADVPGVTSAFYRALVAAVVLVPYWLLSRRGKLPSARATIIALLGGAFFAMDLALFNTAVLKTSATTAMVLTNNSPMLVGLGTWILFRERPKSVFWIGFALALGGCIVMVGGDMIRPGGGGVGIGDVGGDMLAAAASVFFAAYLITTGRVRVSMDTITFTTLAIIGSVVTMFIVCLLMKAPLVGFKASAWPSLIALGLVTQVTGYLGVTYALGRLPTTAASVGLLGVAPVTALLDVVFLGEPLQLAQIIGGTLVLAGIFVVNRRTAGNTLTKRNVAAPEGYAPDAPVTRERLSVELERL; encoded by the coding sequence GTGCGTGCTTTCGCCGCGCTCGCGCTCAGCGTCTTCTGTATCGCGTGGTCCGCACCGCTCGTTCGATGGGCCGACGTACCGGGCGTCACCTCTGCGTTCTATCGCGCACTCGTCGCGGCTGTAGTGCTCGTCCCATACTGGTTGCTGTCCCGCCGCGGGAAATTGCCGTCGGCGAGAGCGACGATCATCGCCCTGCTCGGCGGCGCGTTCTTCGCAATGGATCTCGCACTGTTCAATACGGCGGTGCTCAAGACGTCGGCGACCACCGCGATGGTGCTCACCAACAATTCGCCGATGCTCGTTGGCCTCGGGACGTGGATTCTCTTTCGCGAGCGGCCAAAATCGGTGTTCTGGATCGGCTTCGCTCTCGCCCTCGGTGGCTGCATCGTCATGGTCGGTGGCGACATGATCAGGCCAGGCGGAGGCGGTGTGGGAATCGGCGACGTCGGCGGCGACATGCTCGCTGCGGCTGCGTCGGTGTTCTTCGCTGCCTACCTGATCACGACTGGCCGCGTGCGAGTCAGCATGGATACGATCACCTTCACGACGCTCGCCATAATCGGCAGCGTGGTGACGATGTTTATCGTCTGCCTGCTGATGAAAGCGCCGCTCGTCGGATTCAAGGCGTCGGCATGGCCATCGCTCATCGCACTTGGACTCGTGACGCAAGTCACGGGATACCTTGGTGTCACCTACGCGCTCGGACGGCTCCCGACGACGGCGGCGTCGGTCGGCTTGCTGGGCGTCGCACCGGTCACGGCACTTCTCGACGTCGTGTTCCTCGGCGAGCCGCTTCAACTGGCGCAGATCATCGGCGGCACTCTGGTGCTTGCCGGCATCTTCGTGGTAAACCGTCGCACGGCCGGCAATACTCTTACAAAGCGGAACGTAGCCGCTCCGGAGGGCTACGCCCCTGACGCGCCGGTGACGCGCGAGCGGCTGTCCGTCGAACTGGAACGACTGTAA